The following coding sequences are from one Anabas testudineus chromosome 16, fAnaTes1.2, whole genome shotgun sequence window:
- the pitpnc1b gene encoding cytoplasmic phosphatidylinositol transfer protein 1b, with translation MLMKEYRICMPLTVDEYRIGQLYMISKHSCEQSGGGEGVEVVKNELQVHPTHGPGQLTEKRIYLNSKLPSWAKVIVPRFFYVTEKAWNFYPYTITEYSVSFLPRFSIRIETRFENNNGDNNNVFGDTPTPAQNVSFLDILSDPIPEKHYKESEDLSRWQSTKTGRGPLQKGWREDHEPIMCSYKRVQCSFDVYGFQTKTEEFIHRNIRDILLVGHRQAVAWTDEWHGLSLEEVREFERTMQEKTNSKVKSSQNNTGQLAAPRPAFSRSISVTDERSLKKMGVTTVAFSDPSTSSVPPGPIRLNSTPE, from the exons ATGTTGATGAAAGAGTACCGCATCTGTATGCCACTGACTGTGGATGAG TACAGGATTGGGCAGCTGTACATGATCAGTAAGCACAGCTGTGAGCAGAGTGGTGGGGGAGAAGGGGTCGAGGTGGTGAAGAATGAGTTACAAGTTCATCCTACACACGGCCCAGGACAGCTGACTGAGAAGAGAATCTACCTCAACAG taaaCTGCCATCCTGGGCAAAAGTAATTGTCCCGCGATTTTTCTACGTGACAGAAAAGGCATGGAACTTCTACCCGTACACCATCACAG AGTACTCA GTATCGTTCCTCCCCAGGTTCAGCATCCGCATAGAGACGAGATTTGAAAACAACAATGGTGATAACAACAAT GTGTTTGGGGACACGCCGACCCCAGCACAGAATGTCAGTTTCCTGGACATCCTGAGTGACCCCATCCCTGAAAAGCACTACAAAGAGTCTGAG GATCTGAGCCGCTGGCAGTCAACTAAAACCGGCCGAGGGCCTCTGCAGAAAGGTTGGAGAGAAGACCACGAGCCCATTATGTGCTCCTATAAGAGGGTGCAGTGCAGCTTTGATGTCTACGGCTTCCAGACCAAGACTGAGGAGTTCATACataga AACATCCGGGACATTCTGCTGGTTGGGCACAGACAGGCAGTCGCATGGACTGACGAATGGCACG GGCTGAGTTTGGAGGAGGTGAGGGAGTTTGAGCGGACAATGCAAGAGAAGACCAACAGCAAAGTCAAATCCAGCCAGAACAACACAG GCCAACTGGCTGCCCCCCGTCCTGCATTCTCTCGCTCCATCTCCGTGACAGACGAGCGTTCCCTAAAGAAGATGGGAGTGACGACTGTGGCCTTCTCCGACCCCTCAACCTCCTCTGTGCCACCCGGTCCCATTCGACTTAACTCCACTCCTGAATGA